The genomic region TGACCTATATCAATAATTGAAATCCCCATTTCCTTATAATCGGAGGCATAATGATAAGTTGTATCCCCTGTTATGATGCAATCTGCTCCTTTGTTATGGGCAATGTAAAAAAATGATGAGCCGCTGCCATTTATTATTGCAATTTTTCTTATTTTTTCTTTTCCAATAACAACTTTTACTGCTTCTATATTCAATTTTTCTTTTATGTGACTTATTAATTCTTCTATCCTGATATCTTCCTCAAGGGTTACTAATCTTCCAAGCCCTTCTGATTTATCATTCCTAGAATTTTTATTTATCTCTAATAATTCACCCTTTTCAAAACCAAGAATTTTGACAATGGTTTCATTTAGTCCTCTTTCTGCTGAATCTAAATTAGTATGACTGGAATAAAGACTAATATCATTTTTTATTAATTCTATTATTTTTTTTCCTAATAAACTATCTGTTGTTATGCTACTTGGCTTTTTAAAAATAAGAGGATGGTGAGTTATTATCAAATCAATATTTTTTCTTTTTGCTTCTTCTATAACTTCTAAAGTACAATCTAAGGCTAATAATATCTTTTTTACTACTGCTTCTTTATTTCCCACCATTAATCCTACATTATCAAAATCTTCTTTTAAATTAGCTGGAGCAAAGTCCTCCATTATTTTAATAATATCTTTAACTTTTTTCATAAATCATCACCCTTATAAATAATTTATCATTTTTGAAATTAAATCTATCTTATTATTAATTGTTTCTTTTCTTATTTTAGCATTCTCTGTTTCTTCATTTATATAACCTAAAATTCGATTATAATTTTCTATCTTTAGCTTTAAATAATCTTTTAATAGTGGATGTTTTTCCATCAATAATTTAGGACTTACTTCATAATATATAGGATCTAATTGGGTGATTTCGCCTTTTTTTCTTTTCACCTTAAAAAGTTCATAATATATATTTTCATCTAAACAAAGATCTTCTTTAATTATTTCATAATTATTATTATATAAATATTCCCTTAAAACTTCTGGATTTTGAGCTGGTTGCAAAATAAGGTAATCTAATTCATTTACTTTATCTATACTATCTTCTAAAATATTTACTATTAAATTACCACCCATGCCAGCAATTATTATAATATTAGCTTCATTATTATTTAATGGTTTAAGTCCATTTCCTAATCTAAATTCTAATTTATCATCTGCTCCCTCTAGAATTGCATTCAACCTTGCCTTATCTAAAGGAAACTTATTTACATCTGTAGCAATAGCCTTTTGACAAAGATTATTTTTTACAGCATAAATAGGTATATAACCATGATCTGTTCCTATATCTGCTAAAACTCCTGTTGGGTCGATATTGTTTATAATAAGTTTTAATCTTTTGCTTAGTTCCATTTTTCTACTCCTTGCTAAATAAAATTAGCACCTTTTGGTGCTAATCTAAATAATCCTTTAATTTTTTACTTCTTGAAGGGTGTCTTAATTTTCTAAGAGCCTTTGCTTCAATTTGTCTTATTCTTTCTCTTGTTACATTAAACTCTTTTCCTACTTCTTCAAGAGTTCTTGCTCTACCATCATCTAGACCGAATCTTAATCTTAACACCTTTTCTTCTCTAGGTGTTAGAGTATCTAATACATTTATTAGTTGTTCCTTAAGCATTGTAAAAGCGGCAGCTTCTGCTGGTGCTAAGGCATCATCGTCTGGTATAAAATCTCCAAGATGCGAATCTTCTTCTTCACCAATTGGTGTTTCAAGAGATACTGGCTCTTGAGCTATTTTTTGAATTTCTCTTACCTTTTCAACTGGAAGTTCCATAATTTCAGCAATTTCTTCTGGATGAGGATCCCTTCCTAATTCTTGTAATAATTGACGTTGAATTCTAATTAATTTATTAATTGTTTCAACCATATGAACAGGGATTCTAATAGTTCTTGCTTGATCTGCAATTGCTCTTGTTATTGCTTGCCTTATCCACCATGTAGCATATGTAGAAAATTTAAAGCCTTTTCTATAATCAAACTTTTCTACTGCTTTTATAAGCCCCAAGTTTCCTTCTTGAATTAAATCTAAGAATAACATTCCCCTTCCAACATATCTTTTAGCTATACTAACTACTAGTCTAAGGTTTGCTTCTGCTAATTTCTTTTTAGCCTTTTCATCACCTTGTTCTATTCTTGTTGCTAATTCTATTTCCTCCTCTGAGGATAGTAAAGGAACTTTTCCTATTTCTTTTAAATACATTCTTACTGGATCATCTATTGCAATCCCTTCTGGAATACTTAAATCTAAATCTTCTTCCTCAATATTCTCTTCAGAAATTTCATCACCAATAATTTCTATTCCCATAGATTCTAATACTTCATAGATTTTTTCTATTTGTTCAGGAGTTAATTCTATATGATCAATTTCATCCATCATTTCCTTATATGTTATAGAACCCTTGTTCTTTGCTTTATCTAGTAGATTTTTAACTATTGCCATTTTACTATTTTTTGTTTCACTGTCTTTTTTACTGTCCTTAGCTTTTGTTTTTCCATCTACCATTTTTTTACCTCCTTCCGCTTTTACCACTTAATTCACACCTTTCTTAAGTTGATCATTTATCTTATTAATTTCCATTGCTATTCTTATTGTCTCCTCTATTTTTCCTTGTTTTTCAAAAGCTCTTTGCTGATTTTTTAAATTTTCTAAATCCCTATTTAATTTATAATTAATAATTTGTCTAATTAAATCTCTTATTAACTTTTTATTATTATTTCCAATTAGAATTTTTTCTTCCTTGATTTTAATAAGTTCTTCTAATATTTTTGCGTCAGTAAATTGGGTTTCTAAATAACTCATTATATTATTTATTTTTCCCTTTTTAGCTTCCTTAATGATAGAAAATATCTCTATATGTTCCGGCATAATAAACTCTTTATTGCTTATTTGCTTATTGATTTCGTCAAAATATTCATCTTCTAGAGATAATTTTAATAAAGCTCTTTCTGCTTTTAAAAATGGTGGTTCTACATATAATTTTGTTCCATTTTCTTCCTTATTATTCATAAAATTATTCTTACTAATATTTTTTGTCATTTCTTTTGATAATAAATCAAATAATGTCTGCTCTCTAATTCCTGTTTTTTCTGATATATTTTTTATATATATATCTTTTTCTAATGGATTTACATCAGCAAGTATTTCAGTTACTACTTTCCCATACTTAACCAAATCAGTATTATCGCCTAAATTTAATCCCTCTCCAGCCTTTCTTATTCGATAATCTATTAGACTTTCTGCATTTTTAACTAATTCTAAAAAAGCATCTTTTCCATTATTTCTAACAAATTCATCCGGATCTTTTCCATTAGGGATATTTAAAACTCTAACGTCAAAACCAACATCCCTAAGGATATTAAGTCCCCTTAATGTTGCTGTCTGTCCTGCAACATCTGCATCATAGGAAATAATAACTTTATCTGCATACCTTTTTAACAATCTTGCTTGATCATTAGTTAAAGCCGTTCCTAAAGATGCAACAACATTGGTAATTCCCTGTTGATGCAATGATATTAAATCCATATAACCTTCTACTATAATAAAATATCTTTCATGCATTTTACCTTTTAAGGCAAAGTTTAATCCATAAAGATTAGTTCCTTTTTGGAAAACAAGTGTTTCTGGAGAATTTAAGTACTTAGGTTTAGAATCATCTAATACCCTTCCACCAAAGCCTATAACTCTACCCCTATAATCAAAAACAGGAAATATAACCCTATTTCTAAATCTATCATATTTTTTTCCTGTTTTTACTGAAGCAGACACTAAACCAGCTTCATATAATAAATCTTCTTTAAAACCTAATTTTTTTAAATAATTAAGCAGACCATCCCAACTATCTCTAGCAAAACCTAACCCAAATTTTTTAATAGTTTCTTCTTTTATTCCTCTCTTTAAAAAATAATTTTTAGCTACATTTGAATTTTTTAAATTTGAATAAAAGAATCTAGCTGCTTCTACGTTGACCTTATAAAGTAGATTTCTTTTTTTAGCCTTAGGATCTTCATTTTTTCTATCAGTATCTATCTGTATATTTACTCTATCAGCTAAATACTTTACTGCATCAACATAGGGCAAATTTCTATTTTTCATAATAAATGTTATTACATTCCCTGCTTCTCCACAGCCAAAGCATTTATATATTTGTCTTTCTGGTGATACTGAAAATGAAGGCGTCTTTTCATTATGAAAAGGACATAACCCTGTAAAGTTTCGGCCAGATCTCTTTAATTTTACAGTTTCTGATATTACATCAACTATGTCATTGTATTCTTTAATCTTCTCTAGAATCTCTTCAGAAATCTGCAAGGAGATTCACCTCCTTACTATAATTTTCGTCAACTTTTATTATTTTCGACATTTTTTATAAAATTCCTTCTGAAATTTTAAAAATTATTTCTATATATTCCATCTTCTTTATTATTATTCTTTATAAAATTCGAAATTCCTCTTATTTTTTTATTTTAATTAGTATATAACTAATTTCGGCACAAAAATAGAATTAAATGTATTTAAACAGTAATCATCACTCATTCCAGCAATATAGTCTGCTACTGCTCTATTTACTCCTTCTTCCTCTGCTATTTTTCTATATATTCCTTTTAACTCATTTTCATGGGTACAGTAATATTCAATCAAATTTTCTAATATAAATTGCGCCTTATTTCTCTCTACTCTTAGAATATCCCCTAAGTAAATGTTTTTAAACATAAACTTCCTAAGTTCCATCATGGCTTCTAATACTTCATTACTAAACTTAATATCAACACAATTATTCTCAATAGATTTTATAGTATTATAAATAATATCATTTACTAAAGTGTCTATTCTTTCAGAATTAGTTTTTCCTAGAACTTTTACAATTTCTTTAGGAATATCATCTTCACTTAATAATCCTGCCCTTATAGAATCGTCTATATCATGATTTAAATAAGCAATCTTATCACTTATTCTAACTACTCTTCCTTCTAAAGTTTTTGATTTATTTTCTCCTTTTAAATTAAGCCCACTATGATTTAATATTCCATCTATTACTTCTTCTGTTAAATTTAATCCTTCACCATTTCTTTCTAGTTTTTCTACAACCCTTACACTTTGCTCACTGTGTCTAAAACCTCCATCAAGAAAGTTGTTTAAGACCTCTTCCCCACTATGAGCAAAAGCTACATGCCCTAAATCATGACCCAAAGCAATAGCTTCAATTAGCACCTCATTTAAACCAATTCCAGCTCCAATAGTCCTTGCAATTTGAGATACTTCTAAGGTA from Clostridium isatidis harbors:
- a CDS encoding Nif3-like dinuclear metal center hexameric protein, encoding MKKVKDIIKIMEDFAPANLKEDFDNVGLMVGNKEAVVKKILLALDCTLEVIEEAKRKNIDLIITHHPLIFKKPSSITTDSLLGKKIIELIKNDISLYSSHTNLDSAERGLNETIVKILGFEKGELLEINKNSRNDKSEGLGRLVTLEEDIRIEELISHIKEKLNIEAVKVVIGKEKIRKIAIINGSGSSFFYIAHNKGADCIITGDTTYHYASDYKEMGISIIDIGHFSSEWIVFQEVMKEIQENFGEVEVLISNKSIDPYIFL
- a CDS encoding tRNA (adenine(22)-N(1))-methyltransferase, with translation MELSKRLKLIINNIDPTGVLADIGTDHGYIPIYAVKNNLCQKAIATDVNKFPLDKARLNAILEGADDKLEFRLGNGLKPLNNNEANIIIIAGMGGNLIVNILEDSIDKVNELDYLILQPAQNPEVLREYLYNNNYEIIKEDLCLDENIYYELFKVKRKKGEITQLDPIYYEVSPKLLMEKHPLLKDYLKLKIENYNRILGYINEETENAKIRKETINNKIDLISKMINYL
- the rpoD gene encoding RNA polymerase sigma factor RpoD; protein product: MVDGKTKAKDSKKDSETKNSKMAIVKNLLDKAKNKGSITYKEMMDEIDHIELTPEQIEKIYEVLESMGIEIIGDEISEENIEEEDLDLSIPEGIAIDDPVRMYLKEIGKVPLLSSEEEIELATRIEQGDEKAKKKLAEANLRLVVSIAKRYVGRGMLFLDLIQEGNLGLIKAVEKFDYRKGFKFSTYATWWIRQAITRAIADQARTIRIPVHMVETINKLIRIQRQLLQELGRDPHPEEIAEIMELPVEKVREIQKIAQEPVSLETPIGEEEDSHLGDFIPDDDALAPAEAAAFTMLKEQLINVLDTLTPREEKVLRLRFGLDDGRARTLEEVGKEFNVTRERIRQIEAKALRKLRHPSRSKKLKDYLD
- the dnaG gene encoding DNA primase, whose product is MQISEEILEKIKEYNDIVDVISETVKLKRSGRNFTGLCPFHNEKTPSFSVSPERQIYKCFGCGEAGNVITFIMKNRNLPYVDAVKYLADRVNIQIDTDRKNEDPKAKKRNLLYKVNVEAARFFYSNLKNSNVAKNYFLKRGIKEETIKKFGLGFARDSWDGLLNYLKKLGFKEDLLYEAGLVSASVKTGKKYDRFRNRVIFPVFDYRGRVIGFGGRVLDDSKPKYLNSPETLVFQKGTNLYGLNFALKGKMHERYFIIVEGYMDLISLHQQGITNVVASLGTALTNDQARLLKRYADKVIISYDADVAGQTATLRGLNILRDVGFDVRVLNIPNGKDPDEFVRNNGKDAFLELVKNAESLIDYRIRKAGEGLNLGDNTDLVKYGKVVTEILADVNPLEKDIYIKNISEKTGIREQTLFDLLSKEMTKNISKNNFMNNKEENGTKLYVEPPFLKAERALLKLSLEDEYFDEINKQISNKEFIMPEHIEIFSIIKEAKKGKINNIMSYLETQFTDAKILEELIKIKEEKILIGNNNKKLIRDLIRQIINYKLNRDLENLKNQQRAFEKQGKIEETIRIAMEINKINDQLKKGVN
- a CDS encoding deoxyguanosinetriphosphate triphosphohydrolase, encoding MNVRNKIEGFERLTLIKEAAFSAYSKGRKKFEEEDSVRTCYMVDRDRIIHSKSFRRLKHKTQVYIKAFGDHYRTRLTHTLEVSQIARTIGAGIGLNEVLIEAIALGHDLGHVAFAHSGEEVLNNFLDGGFRHSEQSVRVVEKLERNGEGLNLTEEVIDGILNHSGLNLKGENKSKTLEGRVVRISDKIAYLNHDIDDSIRAGLLSEDDIPKEIVKVLGKTNSERIDTLVNDIIYNTIKSIENNCVDIKFSNEVLEAMMELRKFMFKNIYLGDILRVERNKAQFILENLIEYYCTHENELKGIYRKIAEEEGVNRAVADYIAGMSDDYCLNTFNSIFVPKLVIY